Part of the Tetragenococcus koreensis genome, AGACCTCAAACAAATGGATAAACACTATGCTCGTAAAGAAACGCTAATCTTTTCTTATATGGAAAAATACGGCATAACTGCGCCTCCTCAAGTCATGTGGGGTGTTGATGATGAGATCCGAGAGCTAATAAAAGATGTCCTTGTTTATGCCGAAAACCCGCGTGCTGCGTTTAATCCACTTTCGGAAAAATGGGAAGCTGCTAAACATGAAATCGAAGAAATGATTTTTAAAGAAGAAGAAATTATGACACCGATGACACTAGATGTTTTTAGTTTAAAAGATTGGGAAAATATTGCTGAAGATAGCTATGATATTGGTTTTGCTTTTATTCCCGCACCCCTTGGCTGGCAAGCTGGGCCTAGTGATCTGGCAAAAGAAAAAGAACGTGAAGTACAAAGACAAGCAGCCATCCAACAGGCTAAAGAAACAACAGACGGGATTGCAGAAGGTTTAGCAAATGCCCAAGTACAAGAAGTAGAAGAATACGATTGGCAAACTGTTGATTCAAAAGATACAGTGGTGCTTCCTACAGGGATTTTACAACTAGAACAGTTACTAGCAATCTTTGAAGTGTTGCCCGTAGATTTAACTTTTGTTGATCATAATGACCGCGTCCGTTTTTTCTCAGAAGGAAAAAAACGCGTTTTTCCACGTACAAAGTCAATTATTGGTAGAGAAGTGGTGAACTGTCATCCGCCAAAAAGTATGCATATCGTCGAAAAAATCTTAACCGATTTTCATTCAGGAGAAAACGATACTGCAGATTTTTGGATTGATATCAATGAACGCAAAATCTATATTCGCTACTTTGCTTTAAAAAATCAAGAAAACCAATATCTCGGTTGCTTAGAAGTGACCCAAGATATCACGGATATCCAAAAAATTTCCGGCCAAAATCGATTACTAGAAGGCTTTACAAAAGATTAAATGCATAACAGCACGTATGGATTTCTGCAAAGTGATCTCCATACGTGCTTTTTATTTTTTGCCATTATTTAAAAAATTTCTGTCAATAATTGTAAAAGAGTTTAAATCAGCATTCATTCGTTTCAAAAATGACAAAAAACAAGTATTTTCTATTGCATAAAATAAAAGGAAATTATATAATGGGCTTAAAGATAAAGTTAGGTACACCTAAAAAGCATTAGATAGATGGAGGAAGACTATGATAGCATTTGATAATATA contains:
- a CDS encoding DUF438 domain-containing protein, producing MARTKEERKKRIVEILSMLHEEGTFEEAKRLFNEEFDGVDVTEITSAEKSLIQGGLKPEEIQKLCNIHASVFKGSINDIHKSDAAYGQPGHPVHTLKLENQVLQSLVTDEIDDLMKKIGKGDWQKKERLIAALKDLKQMDKHYARKETLIFSYMEKYGITAPPQVMWGVDDEIRELIKDVLVYAENPRAAFNPLSEKWEAAKHEIEEMIFKEEEIMTPMTLDVFSLKDWENIAEDSYDIGFAFIPAPLGWQAGPSDLAKEKEREVQRQAAIQQAKETTDGIAEGLANAQVQEVEEYDWQTVDSKDTVVLPTGILQLEQLLAIFEVLPVDLTFVDHNDRVRFFSEGKKRVFPRTKSIIGREVVNCHPPKSMHIVEKILTDFHSGENDTADFWIDINERKIYIRYFALKNQENQYLGCLEVTQDITDIQKISGQNRLLEGFTKD